GAACCCCCTCGATGCAATTGCCTCTCTCTACAATTGCATCGATGCGAGAAAGCGTGGAATTTACTCGAGACTGAGCGAGATCGAGCTCGCGGACCTTGCCACTGACCTGGTCGGCGAGATCGCAAGTGGACCGAACGTTGGTGAGCATGTGGTCGGAATCGGCCTTGACGATGTCAAGAACTTGAGCAGATTTCTGGAGATTGGAGAGTTGCTTGTCGAGATCTGTGCGTTGGGAGAGGAGGTTGTCAAGTTCGAGCTCTAGGGCACGCTGGTAAGCGATGCATTCATGGAGGATCCGAGTCATGGCTCCGACGTCCGTCAGCTTGCGGACCTGGTCCAGTGCCTCCGGCGTGCCCAATCGTAAGGCGGCGGTAACTTGGTCTTCGGCCGGAGCATCCATCGTCGACGATAACGACGACGACGACATGGACATCGTGAATCTGCTACTGTGAAAAAACCAAATGGAAAAATGGAACCCAACCCAGCAGAAGAGTCTTGACAAAAAAGAATAGAATTGGGCCAAGGTGGCCCAGCACAACTTGGCCCATGTGGACCTGCAGCCCATCGGATCATCATCCAAATATAAATCAAACAATGCGTTTACTGGCTTTGGTTTGCAGGACAATGGCCTCAGCTTCCTTAATATCCTCTTCGTCTTCTTCCTCCTCCATCCTCTGTAAATCCACACCCACCGCACCAAAGCGTTATGTTTCGTCCTCGTTGCCCTCTTCAATCCATTTCGCCCACCCGAAACTCTCCTGCTCAATTTCCATCTCCCTCTCCAGGACCAGATTTTCCACAGTCGTAGCGGTGGCCGCGGAAGATATCAACACAGATGACAGTTCTCCCCAAGAATCGAAGAGTTCTGTGAGACCTTGTGAACTGTACGTGTGTAACCTTCCGAGAAGCTGTGGCATTTCGGAGCTTCTCAGTATGTTTAAACCTCATGGAACAGTTCAATCTATTGAGGTAGGCGTCTTGTGTGTTTGGGAATTGCGGATTAGGTGGTTGaggaaatgaaataatttttttcaggtTTGCCGGAACGCGGAGACCGGGGTGAGCCGGGGATCTGGGTATGTTACGATGAGCTCCATGAGGGAAGCCAAAGCTGCAATTGCTGCTTTAGATGGATCTGTGAGTAGCCCCCATTTTTTATGctcgtttggttgctgagaaaatgtggacaagaaaaaaaaagaaaaaaagaaaaagaaaagtgaagtTCTGAATTCACAATTTGGAACCCCAGACAAGAAGATCGACATAAAAACATAGTGCTTgttcaaatttcttttctttttcttactttctCAGCCTCAGCATTTATCCTTATCATTATCAATCAAAGAATCATTCACAAGATTATCTCCTGCTGTGAAGGATGTGGGCGGGCGTGAAATGCGGGTTAGGTTTTCAACTGACATGAATTTCAGGCGGAGGAACAGCGAGGCTCTGAATTCAGCACCCATGAGGAATCTGATATTTGAAAGCCCGTACAAACTGTATGTTGGGAATCTGGCTTGGGCTATTAAACCTGAGGACTTGAGGAATCATTTTAGCCAGTTTGGAACTGTGGTGAGCGCAAGAGTAGTCCACGATCGAAAAGCAGGAAAGCACCGTGCTTATGGCTTTCTCTCCTTCTCTTCAGCTGCAGAATGTGAAGCTGCCATGTCTCTGAATGGAAAGGTTCATCTCCATTTTCCCACAGTTCGATCTTCTGTCCTCTCATATATTTCCTAGTTTAGTTGATCATGGCACTTCTCATTCCCTTGCAGGAATTTCGTGGTAGGTCGCTAGTAGTCAGTGCAGGCATGAAAAGGCTCGAGTCTTGATTCCAATTTTGGGCAAAGAAATTGCTTTGGATGATCAGCTTGGAGACAAGGGACTCCACCATTTTGTATTCTCATATTTCTGATCCAAAATTTTGGGAGATTCTTAAACTATTGTTGTTATATTTTAGTTTCACATTCAATATATTGGAGGGGAGGTTTCTTAGGATTGCTAATGTTCATATTCTGTTGTCAAAAGTGATGTTTTCCATATGCTCCATCACAGAGTGACATCTTCTACAGGGCAGGTGGTATTCATGGCATTTGTCCCATATGTTATTTCCACCAAGACATAACCTATAACTCAAGGAAACAATAAACCAGACACAAATTTGATGACTTCTGaacttgaattttgaaataCTGATCAAAACACAGCTCTTTCAATCGAATACGACTTGGGGAATAGACGATATTCTCAAACAAGTAGAATTGAAATGGTTCAACAAACACTGGGATTCAAAACCATTACACCAACTATAGATGTGTCTAATGCATTCATGTCACATAATATGATGCACATTATCTTAAGCATGTTTCCACAACAGGGGCATCCCATTCACCCGTACCCTTAAAAATCAATGAGAGATTTCCATCAATAGACACACCCTCAAATGCCTTAACAACAAAAGAAAGGACACTACCGTCCGGATCAGAAAAGAAAACTTCAAAGAAACTGAACATTTCCCCTCCAATGCTTCATATTCATTCAATAGTTTTTCACTCATTAAACACTTCAGATTTGGTCAACCACGAATCGAATGTTGCTGGGTCTTTGCATGCATATGCAATTGCCTGTGACAAAAGATAAAAGGCTAACAATTAAGATGACAGGAACAACAAGAGGTGACAATGACTTCATAGGGTAAAGAATTGGAGTATAAAGtattacaaattaaattaattccaTCAAAAGGTCTTTTCTTTATCTAATTTGAAGATTCAAACTTCTTGAAATTCTCTACAGAACAATTTctgaaaaatagaataaaggAAACCTATGTATACAGGACAGTtcattggaaattttaaattgaagagTGTCGATGATGATATTCATTGAGTTGTACAGAGTACGAATTACCAACAGCTCCTACAAGTAACAAATACAACCAATACTAATGATTCACTTACCAAAAATCAAGAAACGGCATATCATTAAGCACCCTAGGTGCTCATTCTTTTTTCTGCTGGTATGATCAAATTACGAaatgacatcaatgttacttcAAGCTAGATCAGGCAGGTCTTAGTAACATTCCTCAGGGTTTGACAACATTAAATAACATTACTGATggacaaagaaaatgaaacagtTCACTCCATATTTCATAATTCTGCAAATAAATTactccaaaaattccaaaaaaaataagaaaaatctttctattttcCAATAATTGGAAACCTCTACATCTCTGAAAACTGCCGCTAATTTCCCTTggaagaatatgaaaaaaaaaactgatgaaTTGAGGAATGATTACAGAAATGAGAAACCCCAAAAGTCCATAgttattaagattaaaaaaagaaggtaaTAAACCAAGAAATAATCTGAAGAAGATTCAGTTATCTTTCAACTCCACAATTCCATTCTCCCAACTGAggataaaatatcattttaaaattttccaatttaaacACATGCGTGTGTGCGCATGCGCCAACAGTAGGACAAAAAATCAAGATCCAGAAACTAAAACCCCAACCCTCTCTTTGGTTCTTAACAAGGcaccaaacaagaaaaagaataataatccAAGATTTCATCATTCTTAAGCATTTTGAAGCATTTCCTCACTGTTCACTTTTCTTTGAGAGAATCAAagagagaataagaaaaaaaaaagaccaaacaGAGAAAAAGATGAGTAAGCTTTTCACCTGATCTTGGAGAGAGATAAAGATGAAGATGATCAATTGAGACTTCTGGAATGGTCAAGAGGTCTCTGTTCTTTCGACAATCAGAACCAATAAGCTCTTAACCTCTTCTGAAGTGAAAAGGAGATGCCAGAAATGGAGATACTGCAGCTCATGGTCTAAAGGTCGCAGCTGCTTTTTGAGGAACTTTGATAGGCCTTGAGAAAGAAATGGCTTCATACCGCAAAGAATGGTCCTCAATGATTGACAGAGATTCAGACAAATATAAATAGATCATACAACCAAATCCCAAAGAACAATCAAGCCTTCCTTGATTTATCTCTTACCTTCCTGATCACATACTCCTCCAAGCCAATACCTGCCTCCACTAATCTTGTATTAGGTGTAATCTCTAACTTCAAGGCTTCATCAAAAATATTCTCCATTCTCACCAACTTGTCGACCTCACAAATCCTAGGTATAATAGCCACCCAGGTCTCTGTATGTGGCGCTTCCCCATGCCTCAGCATTTCCCCCAGCACCTCACAAGCTTCCTCAAGCTTACCGACATTACAAAACCCATTAATTAAAGCATGAAAGACTGAGAAATGTGGAGAAAACCCCTTTGACAACATTTCCTCCACATAATTCTTTGCCTCATCATACAACCCCTGATCACATAACCCACTAACCAAAGTCCCATAAGACATCAAATTTGGAGAGCAGCCATTTGAAGGCATATCCTCAAGAACCTTACATGCATCAAGACCGCGTCCTTCCCTGCAGAATCCCAAGATAACAGTATTGTAATGAACAATGTCGGGATTGCACCCTTTAACCTTCATCCTACAGAGAAGCTTGTATGCCTCCTTAAGCTTCTTCTTCCTACACAAACTATTCAACAAAGTTGTGTAACTCAAAGCATCTGGAACGTACCCCTTGTTTAACATATCTTCCAATAAATCAACTGCTCGATTCACCTGACTCTTCCTACACAACCCCTGCATTAAAATCCGATACGAGTCCACATCTGGTGCAACATCTCTCTTAAACATTTGATTGAACAGAGTGTATGCAATACTAAGATCCCCATTAAAACAAAAGGCACTCATTAGAATGTTATAGGACTTAGTGTCGGGTGAAACCCCATATCGGTGAGCTGACTTAAAGAGATCAAAAGCAGGGCGGATATAGTTACGGTGAGAAACA
The sequence above is drawn from the Vitis riparia cultivar Riparia Gloire de Montpellier isolate 1030 chromosome 15, EGFV_Vit.rip_1.0, whole genome shotgun sequence genome and encodes:
- the LOC117932694 gene encoding pentatricopeptide repeat-containing protein At4g01400, mitochondrial is translated as MKMHRVLLHSYRTAMAAPFHLVLLPRTPWRTLYSSSTHQQQQHQHKQEPHVKPSSIGSPSRVQKLIASQSDPLLAKEIFDLASLQPNFKHSYSSFHILILKLGWARQFSLMQDLLMRLKSEQYSINPSLFSDIIEIYGEANLPDQALKTFHSMLQFHSKPLPKHLNRLLQLLVSHRNYIRPAFDLFKSAHRYGVSPDTKSYNILMSAFCFNGDLSIAYTLFNQMFKRDVAPDVDSYRILMQGLCRKSQVNRAVDLLEDMLNKGYVPDALSYTTLLNSLCRKKKLKEAYKLLCRMKVKGCNPDIVHYNTVILGFCREGRGLDACKVLEDMPSNGCSPNLMSYGTLVSGLCDQGLYDEAKNYVEEMLSKGFSPHFSVFHALINGFCNVGKLEEACEVLGEMLRHGEAPHTETWVAIIPRICEVDKLVRMENIFDEALKLEITPNTRLVEAGIGLEEYVIRKVRDKSRKA
- the LOC117932695 gene encoding 29 kDa ribonucleoprotein A, chloroplastic isoform X2, whose product is MASASLISSSSSSSSILCKSTPTAPKRYVSSSLPSSIHFAHPKLSCSISISLSRTRFSTVVAVAAEDINTDDSSPQESKSSVRPCELYVCNLPRSCGISELLSMFKPHGTVQSIEVCRNAETGVSRGSGYVTMSSMREAKAAIAALDGSDVGGREMRVRFSTDMNFRRRNSEALNSAPMRNLIFESPYKLYVGNLAWAIKPEDLRNHFSQFGTVVSARVVHDRKAGKHRAYGFLSFSSAAECEAAMSLNGKEFRGRSLVVSAGMKRLES
- the LOC117932695 gene encoding 29 kDa ribonucleoprotein A, chloroplastic isoform X1; translated protein: MASASLISSSSSSSSILCKSTPTAPKRYVSSSLPSSIHFAHPKLSCSISISLSRTRFSTVVAVAAEDINTDDSSPQESKSSVRPCELYVCNLPRSCGISELLSMFKPHGTVQSIEVCRNAETGVSRGSGYVTMSSMREAKAAIAALDGSPQHLSLSLSIKESFTRLSPAVKDVGGREMRVRFSTDMNFRRRNSEALNSAPMRNLIFESPYKLYVGNLAWAIKPEDLRNHFSQFGTVVSARVVHDRKAGKHRAYGFLSFSSAAECEAAMSLNGKEFRGRSLVVSAGMKRLES